From Coffea arabica cultivar ET-39 chromosome 10e, Coffea Arabica ET-39 HiFi, whole genome shotgun sequence, one genomic window encodes:
- the LOC113713044 gene encoding BOI-related E3 ubiquitin-protein ligase 1: MSLTLPVCSLPDWLVNSILGLDDDAYFQDQPQHLDHHQLVDQSIINQEKDCEIPQSMACSESLASELAKQRLEMDWLLQLENQRLRTVVQEKGRQQAVLLQRYESKIVNLMHQKDKDLEIARNRTMELQNLLIRAEVEAHEWQRKAMDNEAMVIGLNNRLEVVRALDVESVCESSNGECRNREDQELRKLACKLCKARRLSIVFLPCRHLCSCTTCESLLEVCPTCESVKDSSIEIFLD; the protein is encoded by the exons ATGAGCTTGACATTACCCGTGTGTAGTTTACCAGACTGGCTTGTGAACTCTATTTTGGGGTTGGATGATGATGCTTATTTCCAAGATCAGCCACAACACCTAGACCATCATCAACTCGTTGATCAAAGCATCATTAATCAAGAAAAAGATTGCGAAATCCCTCAGTCAATGGCGTGCTCTGAATCTTTGGCCTCTGAGCTTGCAAAACAGAGGCTGGAAATGGACTGGTTACTGCAGTTGGAG AATCAAAGGTTGAGGACAGTTGTGCAAGAAAAGGGAAGGCAACAGGCAGTTCTGCTACAGAGATATGAATCCAAGATTGTGAACTTAATGCACCAAAAAGACAAGGACTTGGAAATTGCAAGAAACAGAACCATGGAGCTGCAAAATTTACTGATAAGGGCAGAGGTCGAGGCCCATGAGTGGCAGAGAAAAGCAATGGACAATGAAGCTATGGTCATAGGCCTTAACAATAGGCTTGAGGTGGTCAGGGCCCTTGACGTAGAATCAGTTTGTGAATCTTCAAACGGGGAATGCAGAAACCGAGAAGATCAGGAGTTGAGAAAGTTGGCTTGTAAGCTGTGTAAAGCTCGAAGATTGTCCATTGTCTTTCTTCCTTGCAGGCATCTCTGCTCCTGCACAACTTGCGAATCACTTCTTGAGGTTTGTCCTACGTGCGAATCGGTAAAAGATAGCAGCATTGAAATCTTCCTGGACTAA
- the LOC140015360 gene encoding uncharacterized protein, with protein sequence MRRIGGLVALCRAAEGIATSSTAGNVVCNRMLQTALYGTTSAYSRRHHWFTNSNKLVEQPAAHTVAGTMLFSVAASAVSEDVHAKEPVQRKLRPNDVVLYQYEACPFCNKVKAFLDYYDIPYKVVEVNPISKKEIKWSGYKKVPILMVDGEQMIDSSEIIDELSQRVGSRAQGDNLSDEAGEENKWRGWVDNHLVHVLSPNIYRSRSEALESFDYITSHGNFSFTERIIARYAGAAAMYFVSKKLKKRHNITDERAALYDAAETWVDALKGRDFLGGSKPNLADLAVFGVLRPIRHLQSGKDMVEHTRIGEWYSRMEDAVGASCRLETQGA encoded by the exons ATGAGGAGAATCGGTGGTCTGGTAGCCCTATGCCGAGCGGCGGAAGGCATCGCCACCTCTTCTACGGCCGGGAACGTCGTCTGCAACAGGATGTTACAGACTGCCTTGTACGGCACGACTAGCGCTTATTCAAGGCGTCATCACTGGTTCACAAATTCTAATAAGCTGGTTGAGCAGCCGGCGGCTCACACCGTTGCTGGAACTATGTTATTTTCCGTTGCAGCGTCGGCCGTTTCCGAAGACGTCCACGCTAAAGAACCAGTACAGCGGAAATTACGCCCCAACGACGTCGTCCTTTATCAGTATGAAGCTTGCCCTTTCTGCAATAAGGTCAAAG CGTTCCTGGATTACTATGACATTCCTTACAAAGTAGTGGAAGTCAATCCAATCAGCAAAAAGGAAATTAAGTGGTCTGGTTACAAAAAGGTGCCTATATTGATGGTAGATGGTGAACAGATGATTGACTCATCAG AGATAATTGATGAGTTATCTCAAAGAGTTGGTTCTAGGGCTCAAGGTGATAATCTCTCAGATGAAGCCGGTGAAGAGAATAAATGGCGTGG GTGGGTTGACAATCACTTGGTGCATGTCTTATCACCAAACATCTACCGCAGTAGATCAGAGGCCCTCGAGTCATTTGACTACATTACAAGTCATG GTAATTTCAGCTTCACAGAGAGAATCATAGCAAGGTATGCTGGAGCTGCAGCCATGTATTTTGTGtccaaaaaattgaagaaaagacATAACATCACTGATGAAAGAGCTGCTTTGTATGATGCTGCGGAAACTTGGGTGGATGCTCTGAAAGGCCGAGATTTCCTAG GTGGATCCAAGCCAAACTTAGCTGATCTAGCAGTATTTGGTGTTTTAAGACCCATCCGCCATCTTCAGTCTGGTAAAGACATGGTAGAACACACACGAATAGGTGAATGGTATTCAAGGATGGAAGATGCTGTTGGAGCGTCGTGTCGTCTGGAGACACAGGGGGCTTGA
- the LOC140015300 gene encoding uncharacterized protein, with protein sequence MSRCFPYPPPGYILSKAGNEALIESIKLQKEWEKTKADRKKEKKREKKEKKKAEEQKARQTKASQFDHDACGGESWENVKGGFLQKERKDDSEQLERSSITEEHEQPVCSQNPSYSSDSTQNSNKRKRHDPPLNGTRVQGNILRIRLPSQKHIQHDSKDRDELLCSTSGRTDIPAEHKDARADPDKSCSTSLGSDLILHGLPLRSDQGLARGNSSQQPDVTSQEIVHTDSGSKRHRKLKRAVKRYTDLIENWTPPSRLSEHTEIDDEGWLFGSKHAEKQPEKKVRCSSDISCSSSSLLWPRACHLHDADIYALPYTVPF encoded by the exons ATGTCGAGGTGCTTTCCGTACCCTCCTCCCGGGTATATATTGAGTAAAGCTGGCAATGAGGCCTTGATCGAATCGATTAAG CTCCAGAAGGAGTGGGAAAAGACAAAGGCAGAtaggaagaaagagaagaagagggaaaagaaggagaaaaagaaagcagAGGAACAAAAAGCAAGGCAAACCAAGGCAAGTCAATTTGATCATGATGCCTGTGGAGgtgaaagttgggaaaatgTCAAAGGCGGGTTTCtccagaaagaaagaaaagatgatTCTGAGCAATTGGAAAGGAGCAGTATCACAGAAGAACACGAGCAGCCAGTCTGTTCACAAAACCCGAGCTATTCATCCGATAGCACTCAGAATAGCAACAAGCGCAAGAGGCATGACCCCCCTTTGAATGGAACCCGTGTTCAAG GCAACATTTTGAGGATTCGATTGCCCTCTCAAAAGCACATACAGCATGATTCTAAAGATCGTGATGAACTGCTGTGCTCCACTTCTGGAAGGACTGACATTCCTGCTGAACATAAAGACGCAAGAGCTGATCCAGATAAATCATGCTCTACTTCACTGGGAAGTGACTTGATTCTTCATGGCCTCCCTCTTAGATCCGATCAAGGGTTGGCTCGGGGGAATTCTTCCCAGCAACCTGATGTTACGTCTCAGGAAATTGTGCACACTGATTCTGGCTCCAAAAGACATAGGAAATTGAAACGGGCTGTTAAACGGTACACAGATTTGATAGAGAATTGGACCCCTCCTAGCCGACTTAGTGAGCATACTGAAATTGATGATGAGGGGTGGTTGTTTGGAAGTAAGCATGCAGAAAAACAGCCAGAGAAGAAGGTTAGATGCAGCAGCGATATTTCCTGTTCCAGCAGCTCGTTGTTGTGGCCCAGGGCTTGCCACTTGCACGATGCAGATATATACGCCTTGCCGTACACGGTGCCCTTTTGA